tcttttattgtataattagtacattatatttatattatatatgatgagATCTTGGTTGCATACTtgattttaagaaagaaaaagaaatagttcACACATTTAAGAGAGAATGACGACTTTTAATGATTTAGTGGGTTGGATTAAATGGATCAGGTtattaaatggtttaaatggATGTTTggtttaaaatcaaaatttcatgtcaggaaattttagtgaaaataataattaaatatgttgagtgactttctataCAAAGAAgacatagttgagtgacttttgagttgagaatgaaagttgagtgactttctctttctcttctttcattCATAAACTTtatgttcaataaaaaaaaattcacataaaatgaaatagagaaaaaaaggaTTTGTTGCCAGGGATAGGTGTGTGCATGCGCGATGAAATCTTTCTGGTACACCGCTTTAGCTTTGTGTGCGTCGATTTGTTCGATTGGCCAAATGCCCGAATCCGAGTGCCAAACTTCAACGTCATGATTTTTCCTTCActcacttttttctttctttttatagtaAGCTCTTCTCTGCTCCAATCCTTACACGTCTTTCCTTTCCTTTGTCGATTGCTTTGGCTATGTTCGTGATTCACTTTTATACTCCTTCcgtttatttatattaaaaatatctattttgtGACTTTTAAATTACACAGAAATAACTTTATCATTGATTATGTTTCATACTCTTAGCATGTAAAGTTAAAACTAGCTAGTTTTCACTTATATATAAGCTAATCAAACCAGCTAGCCCCAGCGAACAATTTATGACAATATGTACAAAATAAAAGAGTTGGCTGATTCTTTGTTGATTTGCTCTGTATGTACACATGGAAAGTTACAAAGCAAGAAAATAGAGTCGTAGAAACAAAATAAACGGGACCCCAAGCTGCACTGGAACAAGACCCCACAACCATGACGTTCCGTAATAGGATATTCGTCCTTACAGCAACATGCCAATCTCTTCATGTGCTCATTCCACAGACGTACCATTTCAAAATTATTGCACCTATATACATTTACATCATTTTATACTCGGATCAGGATGagataaataaaagtattttttgaatttagaatatttaacgagattattttatctttcataatttcaaattataactaattttgaaattatctaaaaaattaatttcaaattttatcttgAAATTATTATCGACCCATTAATACATACATTTGCCCCACTTTTCCTCCTCTCCAAAAATCTTCACTTCTTCCCTCACATGCATATTATGTTGCCTTCTTCTTCATGCTTCTACATAATTCTCTTGTTTGATTTCTCCCTCTTAAATTGAGTATATTATCAATTACTCAATTTTTGCCTATAGTCCTTCTTTCTTTTCCATGGTTCCTCCCTCTTCTCAACATCATGTCTTCTCACCAAGACGTCCGCTTCTTCCTCTCAAGGTCAGTAGATCAATAGCAGAGCCAGAAATTCTAATAAGTAGTAGTATAATTTTCCTTCTTATTAGTCTAGTATAATTTTTGGATGAACGGGATGTATTTATTCTTCGCTAGCTACGTAACCATTTGAACTgaactaatttgaattttttgctATATGAATTGTATTATCAGGTGGTTCGGCATATTCCGACGAAGATCAGTTCAACCTGATAACAGCGATGACAACGATGACGACAACAATCCAATCTCAAATTCCATTGAATGTTATGCATGTACTCAAGTTGGCGTCCCTGTTTTCCACTCCACCAGTTGCGACGGAGCTAACCAACCGGAGTGGGAAGCTTCAGCCGGTTCTTCCCTAATTCCAATTCAAAACCGGACTGATTCAAAAACCGGAAAATCCCGGTCCAGTCGCAGCCGGCACACATCGGGGCCGTTCGGGCGTGTATTAGACCCTCGAAGCAAGCGCGTGCAGAGATGGAACCGAATGATATTATTGGCACGTGGCATGGCTTTAGCCGTTGATCCTCTATTCTTTTACGCCTTATCCATCGGCCGTGGTGGATCGCCGTGTTTGTACATGGACGGCGGCCTGGCGGCTATCGTCACGGTGATTCGGACTAGCGTCGACGCCGTGCACCTCTTCCATTTGTGGTTGCAGTTTCGGTTGGCTTACGTGTCAAGAGAATCGCTGGTGGTTGGGTGTGGGAAACTCGTGTGGGATGCGCGTGCGATTGCTTCTCACTATGTTAGGTCCCTTAAAGGATTCTGGTTCGATGCTTTTGTCATCCTTCCCGTTCCACAGGTTACATACATTTATAACCACTTGATTAGATTTATTCGAAGACCCATTTGGCCATAAAAATTAttcactttttatcgaaatagTTTTTTTATCGGAATAGTAATTGATTGCCGTAGTTAAGTTACATGAAAAAAAAGAGTGAAAGGGTGGATATTAGAAGGTCATGGTAGGAAGGTTTTTTAGAATATTATAATACTCCTGCAATATAGGAATATAAAATATGTAGGTGTAAAAAAGTTGTTAGGTATTATTCCTATGGAGATATGGTTTGATTGTTAAAAGTGGTCATAGACAAAAACTTCTTAAGAACCTGAAGGTCACGGATTAGTACTACTTACTATGCTATGGTTTCATCCaacatttttctaatttttcaaaaacaaacaaaaagtgAAAGTGTACACTTTTTACCCGactttttgagattatattaGATATGAgtatatttgttatttatttgcTCAAGTTGTATAAACATGATTTATTTTCCTCTGCAGGCTGTATTCTGGCTGGTGGTTCCAAAACTAATAAGAGAAGAGCAGATAAAGCTTATAATGACGATCCTTTTATTAATGTTCTTGTTCCAGTTCCTCCCCAAAGTATATCACTGTATAAGTTTAATGAGAAGGATGCAAAAGGTTACTGGATATATTTTTGGTACCATCTGGTGGGGATTTGGACTTAATCTCATTGCTTATTTTATTGCTTCTCATGTAAGTTTTGCCCTGCATACTATAGAGAATTACGATTTGTTGTAAGTTAACTTAACCTGATGGAGTAAAAGTTATTATTTGAAGGTTGCTGGGGGATGCTGGTATGTTCTTGCAATACAAAGAGTGGCTTCATGTCTAAGGCAGCAGTGTGAGCGCAACCCTTCGTGTAATCTATCTTTGTCATGCTCAGAGGAGGTGTGTTATCAGTTTCTATTGCCAACAGGAACTGTGGGAAATCCATGTGCTGGGAACTCAACAACAGTGACTAGGAAGCCAATGTGTTTGGATGTCAATGGACCATTTCCATATGGGATATACCAATGGGCACTTCCTGTTGTTTCTAGCAGATCCGTCACTGTTAAGATTCTTTACCCCATCTTTTGGGGACTGATGACCCTTAGGTAAATAACTTCattctttatatatattactctaATAGTTATTAAGACTTCAAAAGTGAATAACTTGGTCTAATGCAGATCAGAAAGGTTGTTGATTTCAACATCTtagtaaagattttttttttttcgctTTTATTATTGTGTGGTTAGACCATCTCCATGTTGTTGAGGGTCTattagaaacaacctctcttCCTCTGAGATAGGGGTAAgatctgcgtacactctaccctccccagaacCCAcactacactgggtatgtttttttgatttttgtatGGTGTGAAACATGAAAATCTCTAATTCCCTTCAAAGTGTTTGGCCAGAGGAGAAGATATGAATATGGAAATGAACTGTCTTGATGACTTTTGCTTTGGAGACTATTTGTTGAAGTACTTCACTTACAACTTTTGGTGTTTGACTGCAGCACATTTGGCAATGACTTAGAACCAACAAGTCACTGGCTAGAAGTTATTTTCAGTATATGCCTTGTGCTTAGTGGATTGATGCTCTTTACTCTGTTGATTGGTAACATCCAGGTAAGCTATTAAGTAGTACTtgtatttttctaaaaagtgaCATGATTCATTGATGCTGATTTTATTTCTGTTTTCAAGGTGTTTTTACACGCGGTCATGGCAAAGAAGCGAAAAATGCAATTAAGATGTAGGGATATGGAATGGTGGATGAGGAGAAGACAATTGCCATCACAATTAAGACAAAGAGTTCGCCACTTTGAACACCAGAGATGGGCTATGATGGGTGGCGAAGATGAGATGGAACTTGTAAAAGACTTGCCAGAAGGACTTCGAAGGGACATCAAACGCTTTCTTTGCCTTGATCTTATTAAAAAGGTACAATACAAAGCCAATTCTTACGTCCCttctaagaacacaaaattggTACATGTTACTAGTGGAAATATATTGATATCTGAATTTCATTACATCAGGTTCCTCTGTTCGAAAGTTTGGATGATCTGATTCTAGATAACATTTGTGATCGCGTTAAGCCACTTGTGTTCTCTAAAGATGAGAAGGTACTACCAATTTGCGCACTCTGTATAGTGATACTGTAACTGCTTGCAACTATGACAATCTCTTGCCTTTTTTTGTTCTGTCTAAACAGATCATAAGAGAAGGAGATCCAGTGCACAGGGTTGTGTTCATTGTTCGTGGACGCGTAAGAAGTAGCCAAAACCTCAGTAAAGGAGTGATTGCCACAAGCATACTTGAGCCTGGAGGCTTCTTTGGAGATGAACTTCTTTCCTGGTGCTTACGCCGTCCCTTTATTGACAGACTTCCAGCTTCTTCCGCAACCTTCACTTGCATTGAATCTACAGAAGCATTTGGCTTAGATGCAAACCACCTTCGATTTATCACGGATCACTTCAGATACAAATTTGCAAACGAGAGGCTAAAGAGAACAGCAAGGTATTATTCATCCAATTGGAGAACCTGGGCTGCTGTGAATATACAGTTAGCTTGGCGACGTTACATGATGAGGACTAGCCGTCCCACTATACATGTTATCGAATATGGGGATAATGATCATCGTCTTCGGAAGTATGCTGCAATGTTCTTGTCAATCAGGCCACATGATCATCTTGAATAGTGATAATAGCTTTGATACTATATCCTCATTTGTCATATTTTTCGTCAATAAGCCAGATTTGTGTACAACGACATTGATTCATTGAACTTTAATATCTGATATAAAGGGCCCGGGAATTATTTGctcaaataaattttacatCATTCCCCCCTCCTTTGTAATCACCTTAGAAGCAAATCTTCTTGTTGGTAAAGTTCGCAGTTCTGACGGATCAACTAGGTGTCACGATTCAAGTTTGCATTTGTTTCTTTGGGTTACAAACTTACACTTAACCCAAATCAAGCTCCAAAAGCGCGAGTACCATGTAAACTTGAGTAATAACTTACAAAGCTCTTCATTTTACTTTCTTATTCTATTATGAGATTTGTCTATTTCAATATGAGATTCGTATTAGGTGTCATGTGGCCCAACATCCCAAGTCTAACCTATTATCCGCTTTGGGCCGAAGCTGGCACAAATTTGCTTATTTTGAACTATGCTATATCGAGCCCTAAAACCGCATATCATGTGAATTAGAGTTATGCCTTATAaagttctttatttttctttcccaTTACAATGTGAAGTTTTACCTGAAGTTTTATATACACCAAAGCTTGCCAAccttaaaatttttcaatcgTGATTGACGCGTTCTTATTAGCCCCTATAGGATAATAACAAAGATGTGTGTGTCAAAAAAGATTAGCATgaatttcaacttttctttcataaatcaaatagcaacttatataattaaagaaatttAACTTTATTAGGTAGGTAGTTAGCATCTGAATGTGTACATCGTATATCTTGGATAGAGTATTAGGATATTAGAACTTTCTTGTTCATTTTGCTTTCACTATCTCAATTGCAATAGATATTCTACTAGTATATTGTACGTTATAAAGAACTTAAAAGAATGAATAATTTGATAAAAGATttagaataataattaatgtaaaatgtaataataaaaaaataatttatcttttctttaatatgataaaataaacaactaaaaatgaGAAATAATATAGAATGAATAGATAATACTAGATGATATAAGATTAAATCTATTTTAATCTCTCTCTTGATAtgataaaatagataaatacaaatataactttattttcttttaattaaataaacaaataaaagtaatttttttaaagaataaacgGAATTAAAAATGTGACCCGACAATTTTAACAACAGTAAAAAttcccttttaaaaataatatgaaaaataataatttaaaaaaagagagaacaaTTGTGTCATttcattaaaagagaaaaatctaTTCTTattgttttaaatatatatatttttaaaataaataattaaataatattataattttaagagaaataaaagTGATATTTCTAGGTAATTAGTCAATAAGAATTTACCCTCTTTCTCTCAACACGAGATGTACTGGGTTacctgtttggattgacttcaTAAGATAGGATTTATGacttttggtttatttttgttattttaactttaaaataaatgtttataAGCACGTTTAAACTTTATTCAAACATTTCAAAACTGCTTAAAACCTATTTTGATTTNataaatacaaatataactttattttcttttaattaaataaacaaataaaagtaatttttttaaagaataaacgGAATTAAAAATGTGACCCGACAATTTTAACAACAGTAAAAAttcccttttaaaaataatatgaaaaataataatttaaaaaaagagagaacaaTTGTGTCATttcattaaaagagaaaaatctaTTCTTattgttttaaatatatatattttaaaaataaataattaaataatattataattttaaaagaaataaaagtgtTATTTCTAGGTAATTAGTCAATAAGAATTTACTCTCTTTACCTCAACACGAGATGTACTGGGTTacctgtttggattgacttcaTAAGTTAGGATTTATGacttttggtttatttttgttattttaactttaaaataagtgtttataagcactttttaactttactcaaatatttcaaaattacttaaaacctattttgatttaaaagcacataaaataagtcaatccaaacgggcacttaaaataagtgcttataaacactttttaattttatccaaacacttcaaaactgcttaaaatctattttgacttaaaaacacctaaaataagtcaatccaaactgGCACTTGAAATAAGTGCTTATAAACACTTTTTAACTTTATCCAAACACTTCAAAACtgcttaaaaactattttagcTTAAAAGCACTTAAAAGTCTATCCAAACGGGCACTAAAACACTTGTGGTTACATAATATTATAACAATGGCATTAGAAACGACACCGTAATTAGGGTTTACCTGTAGAGTCGGAAACCTCTGATACCTCTCCCTTCAATCTTTCCTCCCATTTCATctgttaattttttgtttgtttgtatatacACTTGCAGTCGTTACACTTATTTTAACAATGATTTTAGTTTGTTAATTCTGCTGATtttctctcttcctttctcccaaatcatcaatttttcttgtttaatttattgttgttgaaatCATGGCGACTTCTAAATCACAGAGGACGCCGGCGGAGATCGAGGATATAATTCTTCGGAAAATTTTACTTGTATCTCTAGTTGATTCAATGGAAAATGATACACGCGTTGTGTATTTAGAGATGACGGCGGCCGAGATTTTGAGCGAGGGTAAAGAATTAAGGTTGTCTAGGGATTTGATGGAGAGGGTTTTAATCGATCGActttctggtaattttgtatcCGCGGAACCACCTTTTCAGTATTTGGTCAACTGTTACCGTCGGGCACATGAAGAAGGGAAGAAGATTGCGTCGATGAAGGATAAGAACGTTAGGTCTGAGATGGAATTGGTGGTTAAGCAAGTAAAGAGACTTGCTGTATCATACTGTAGGATACATTTAGGAAATCCTGATATGTTTCCCAATTGGGATATGGCACCAGCAAATGTATCTCTGTTGCTTCCTTTGTTGTTTTCTGAGGTTTCAAGTTCTGTGGATGTGTTTGGTGGGAGTAGTGGTAGTGGAGGAGTGTCAAGTCCACCTGGGTTTTTGGATGAGTTATTAAAGGATGCGGATTTTGATAGTATGGACCCAATACTGAAGCAGTTGTATGAGGATTTGAGAGGGACTGTGCTAAAGGTTTCAGCTTTGGGTAATTTTCAGCAGCCTCTTAGagctttattatttttggttaaGTATCCAGTAGGTGCCAAGTGTCTTGTGAATCATCCTTGGTGGATTCCAAATAGTGTTTATATGAATGGAAGAGTAATCGAAATGACAAGCATTTTGGGTCCTTTCTTTCATGTCAGTGCTTTACCTGATCATACAATCTTCAAGAGTCAGCCGGATGTTGGGTGGGTTAAAATTTATCTCGTCTctttaattatgaattatatGTTGTTTCCTTAAGTGTATTATATGACTTTATACAGTGAAGAGAAGTTTTATGCCATTCTAAAACCAATTAGAGAAATAGACAAGACAGCCTTTCATACTTGTTCAATCTTTCTTATCATGCTTTTTCTTCATTCTACTTTGTGAAAGTTACCTTGAAAATATTGATTCTTCAGACATCATCAAGCTAATAACTTATGGTTCTCTTTGGTATCGGGTGACTTAGCATATGCATATCTCTCATTCTCTAACAGAAcaggtgggggggggggggtggtgGCCATTTATGGCCCTTGGTGAACGAAGATAGTCTAAGTTCTTTTGCATTGACGTATTCTCTGCTGAGGACTTCTATTTTTAACAAAGGACTGATAGATTGTTTCACTTGTGTTGGACAACAGCCAGCAGTGTTTCTCAGAATCGGCCACACGTCGTCCTGCTGATCTCTTGTCTTCTTTCACAACAATCAAAACTGTTATGAATAACTTGTATGATGGCTTGGCAGAAGTGCTTATGTCTCTTCTGAAAAATTCAACTATTCGTGAAAATGTCCTTGGATATCTTGCAGCAGTTATAAACAAAAATTCGTCAAGGGCACAGTTGCAGGTAAGATTTCTCCAGATCACACTTTGGAGCTGTAACATGTGAAACAGACCTGTAAAGTGTGCATCTGTTGGCTCTGCGTTAGATACTTCATTTGCACTTATACCTTTTCACCCTGATATGTGCAGATTgtaattttgtttatgtatgtTCCGATTTTTTCTACTCTGCCATAACTTCAAAATATTATGCTTTGCAGGTTGATCCATTATCTTGTGCTAGTTCAGGCATGTTTGTAAATCTCAGTGCCGTTATGCTTCGGCTCTGTGAACCTTTCTTAGATGCCAATTTGACAAAACGGGACAAGATTGATCCCCAATATGTGTTTTCTAGCACCCGCCTGGAACTGAGgtgaatttttcttcttccccttttcgATGCATGTGTGTTTGTTGGTTTAACCTTGCCTATGATTCATACTAGGGGGTTGACTGCTCTGCATGCATCATCAGAAGAAGTCTCTGAATGGATAAATCAAAATAATCCTGGAAAAGTTGACGTTGCTAAAGAAGGCAGTGATGGAGAAAATCGGTTGTTGGCATCTCAGGAAGCTACAAGCTCTGGGAATGATTCTGGTGGACCTTCAATTCTCCACTATAACAACCCAATATCAAGTAGTAGCGAGAAAGCTAAATACCCCTTCATATGTGAATGCTTCTTCATGACTGCACGGGTGCTCAACCTGGGCCTCCTAAAAGCATTTTCAGATTTTAAGCATCTTGTTCAGGTGAGGAATTGGGATTTGAAGAAAGGAAATACTAAATTTTACTTGGTGAAAGAAGGATGTCTTGAACCATATGTAACAGTGGATGAAAGGTTAATATGGTATGGTCAAGGTGTTTGTACCAAACTAACTATTTAATTATCAACTTTAGGACATTTCAAGATCCGAAGATAATTTGTCTACCATGAAAACCATGCTAGAACAAACTCCCTCGCCACAGTTGCAGCAGGAAATAGCTCGCTTGGAAAAAGATCTTGAATCGTATTCACAGGAGAAATTATGCTATGAAGCCCAGATACTGAGGGTATATAAACTTCTCCTTTTTTTAATACTTAGTAGGATTATGCAATCTTGAGTATGTGAAGGGATTCTCTTTTTATACCTGCTTTTGTTATATTGTTCTTAATGCTATACTTTGCTATTTTCAAGCAAAGTAGCTCCTTAATGTGGGTGTCAACTCGTAGGGGTTGTCTTTACTTTTTCTGTGCATACATGATTTTTTCggtgtaaaatataaaatttgcaAATCAACAGCATCCTAGGTTTGAGTAGATGTTAGTTATATTCTGCATTTCCCTACTTTTAGTTGTTGGTATACAGAGTTAAAAAATTGCCGTGTTTTCAGGATGGAGGGCTTCTCCAGCGTGCATTATCCTTCTACAGGTTGATGGTTGTTTGGCTGGTCGAGCTTGTTGGTGGTTTTAAGATGCCTTTACCTTCCCCTTGCCCTATGGAGTTTGCATCTATGCCTGAGCACTTTGTTGAAGATGCCATGGAACTGCTAATTTTTGCTTCTCGAATTCCCAGAGCTTTGGATGGTGTCTTGCTGGTAGGTTTAGTCATGATCTTTTTATGTccattcatattcttgttcttcATGTGTTCCTTTTTTGTATGCAATCATCTTTTTGCATTGCTTGACAGGATGACTTCATgaatttcattatcatgttcaTGGCAAGTCCAGAATATATCAGAAACCCTTACCTTAGAGCAAAGATGGTTGAAGTCCTAAACTGTTGGATGCCCCGCAGAAGGtgattcaaatataatcatttgtGATATTGCATTTTTCAAAACTACGTCTACTATTATTTGTGTCTGTGTGTGCTGGGAATCTAGTGCTGTCGCCTCTctaagtgatttttttatacAGCGGCTCTACTGCAACGTCTACTTTGTTTGAAGGGCATCAACTCTCTCTGGAGTACCTTGTGAAAAATCTTTTGAAGCTTTATGTTGACATTGAATTTACAGGTTCCCACACACAGGTAATGCTTTTGTGCTTTATCAGATGATATGTGCTTGGAGAAGTGAAACTTTTCCTATAAAGTTCCCCCCTGCTCAGGAAGTAGTGATATTTGATGctagttttttttcctttctgatCGTTGGTGCTAGTTCTTTCTTTTTGCATAACTTCATCAGTTATTTTTAAAGGCTCGCAAGGATCTTGAAACTTGAACGTATTTCTTTGTCATGCTTGTGTTGTTCATTTTCAAGACTTCAGGTCACTGACCTTTCATTTCATCATTACCTTCTCAAAGTGGAGATTCTTCAGATCTGCTGGAGTGTCAAAATAGATATACTTGTTCTCGAGGGTTGTCAGTAACGTGTCAGAGCTTAAATTTTTGGTTAATAGGAtgcataaatattaattaagtaataacTGGCAACATAATTAGTTCGGGGATGCACCATTTGATGAGAGTGGAGCCAACAGCTGGCCATAATTGTGAATATTACAAACAGAAATATCCCTAGCTGAAGTAGTTCCTAAAGTGTCGTACACTGGAAGAACTGCCAAAATCCTTGGTTTAAAAAATGCACTTCTTGCCAGCTCATCGGCGACCCTTTTCTGTTCCCTGCATACGTTTCTGAGAACTGGTTCCCCCAACTGCTGCATTAGTAACCTGCATCCAAAGATTATGTTATTATATGTTAAATGGCCATTAGTTATCATGGTAATAGCTTCTACTGAGTCAGTGTTGATCTCCAAAGGTTGGAGATTTTTCTCCCCTGCTATTTGTAGCCCATGGAAGATTGCTAGAAGTTCTGCCAGGTTGGTGGTAGTATGAGCGTAAGTCTTAGTGTAACCAATAATCCAATTCCCCCCTACAGTCTCTGTGAAGTAATCAATATTTTCCTCTCATAAAAGATGTTTCTCAAAGAACAACTAGTCTGACATTTTAGGAAGAGTCTATTGCAAAGTAGATATCCTCCAAGAAACTATGTTTGTAGGTGTGCTTCTCCATGACTGTTGACATGTGCTTACCAACTTATCAGCCTAAAATTGTGTTAAAAAAAGGGCTTACCAAACACAGTTCTAAGTAGATCATCTTATCAACAGTTCCTCAAAAGGGCTTTTTTGAAGGAATTTTGAACTTCGAAGTTAAAGAAGGTATATTTTTTGAAGTATGACAGTTAAATGGAACTCTTTTTTCCCAGAGGTCTCAAATACTGTTTTATTGGTTCTCTGGTGTTATTTCAGCATAAAAAGGTTGGAATGCCGGGTTATGTCATCAGAttttcttgttccttttttttgtgGTCAAGTCAAAGGTTTCGGGTTTTCTTTGTTATCTGGTGATACTTGTTTCACCAGAAAGAGGTTTAATGCTGGTCTGTGTcttcaaaattttcttaagaAGAGTGTACCAAACAAAGTATTAGTAGTACACAAacctaatgcatgcattattttttctaatgcGTCCTACTTGATGATAGAGGCTTCCACTGTGCTTTTTAAATGAAACGTCTCTCTGTCTGCAGTTCTATGATAAATTTAATATCCGCCACAACATTGCTGAACTGCTTGAATATCTTTGGCAAGTTCCAAGTCACCGGAATGCATGGAGACAGGTTGGAGTTTTTATCATTTTGGGTGATATTTTGCTCTGAACATTTTATAACACAGTGCGTGAACTACTCTCCAATAACACTCATCTGTAACTTCAATATTGCAGATTGCcaaggaggaggagaagggtGTTTActtaaatttcttaaacttctTGATTAATGATAGCATCTATCTTCTCGATGAAAGTCTTAATAAAATTCTTGAACTAAAAGAGCTGGAAGCTGAAATGTCTAACACAGCGGAATGGGAGCAAAGACCAGCTCAAGAAAGGCAGGAGAGAACCCGTCTGTTCCATTCACAAGAGAATGTCAGTTTTAAATccttaaatgtttttatttactAAAGTTATGTAATATGTTCATAGTTTAAGTGAAATATACTGGTTGTTTTAGATAATTCGAATTGATATGAAGTTGGCAAATGAAGATGTGAGCCTGTTAGCATTTACTTCAGAACAAATTACTGTCCCTTTTCTTCTTCCTGAGATGGTATGTTCACTATTCAATATCAATTGTTGTTGTATCGTATTATAGTCTGTGAACCTGTGGGTTTTAATCTTTTCGCttaatttttctcaaattggttTTCCAGGTGGAAAGAGTTGCTAGCATGTTGAATTACTTCTTA
The Solanum stenotomum isolate F172 chromosome 12, ASM1918654v1, whole genome shotgun sequence DNA segment above includes these coding regions:
- the LOC125846648 gene encoding cyclic nucleotide-gated ion channel 2 isoform X2, which translates into the protein MAHLLSNSRWFGIFRRRSVQPDNSDDNDDDNNPISNSIECYACTQVGVPVFHSTSCDGANQPEWEASAGSSLIPIQNRTDSKTGKSRSSRSRHTSGPFGRVLDPRSKRVQRWNRMILLARGMALAVDPLFFYALSIGRGGSPCLYMDGGLAAIVTVIRTSVDAVHLFHLWLQFRLAYVSRESLVVGCGKLVWDARAIASHYVRSLKGFWFDAFVILPVPQAVFWLVVPKLIREEQIKLIMTILLLMFLFQFLPKVYHCISLMRRMQKVTGYIFGTIWWGFGLNLIAYFIASHVAGGCWYVLAIQRVASCLRQQCERNPSCNLSLSCSEEVCYQFLLPTGTVGNPCAGNSTTVTRKPMCLDVNGPFPYGIYQWALPVVSSRSVTVKILYPIFWGLMTLSTFGNDLEPTSHWLEVIFSICLVLSGLMLFTLLIGNIQVFLHAVMAKKRKMQLRCRDMEWWMRRRQLPSQLRQRVRHFEHQRWAMMGGEDEMELVKDLPEGLRRDIKRFLCLDLIKKVPLFESLDDLILDNICDRVKPLVFSKDEKIIREGDPVHRVVFIVRGRVRSSQNLSKGVIATSILEPGGFFGDELLSWCLRRPFIDRLPASSATFTCIESTEAFGLDANHLRFITDHFRYKFANERLKRTARYYSSNWRTWAAVNIQLAWRRYMMRTSRPTIHVIEYGDNDHRLRKYAAMFLSIRPHDHLE
- the LOC125846648 gene encoding cyclic nucleotide-gated ion channel 2 isoform X1, with translation MSSHQDVRFFLSRWFGIFRRRSVQPDNSDDNDDDNNPISNSIECYACTQVGVPVFHSTSCDGANQPEWEASAGSSLIPIQNRTDSKTGKSRSSRSRHTSGPFGRVLDPRSKRVQRWNRMILLARGMALAVDPLFFYALSIGRGGSPCLYMDGGLAAIVTVIRTSVDAVHLFHLWLQFRLAYVSRESLVVGCGKLVWDARAIASHYVRSLKGFWFDAFVILPVPQAVFWLVVPKLIREEQIKLIMTILLLMFLFQFLPKVYHCISLMRRMQKVTGYIFGTIWWGFGLNLIAYFIASHVAGGCWYVLAIQRVASCLRQQCERNPSCNLSLSCSEEVCYQFLLPTGTVGNPCAGNSTTVTRKPMCLDVNGPFPYGIYQWALPVVSSRSVTVKILYPIFWGLMTLSTFGNDLEPTSHWLEVIFSICLVLSGLMLFTLLIGNIQVFLHAVMAKKRKMQLRCRDMEWWMRRRQLPSQLRQRVRHFEHQRWAMMGGEDEMELVKDLPEGLRRDIKRFLCLDLIKKVPLFESLDDLILDNICDRVKPLVFSKDEKIIREGDPVHRVVFIVRGRVRSSQNLSKGVIATSILEPGGFFGDELLSWCLRRPFIDRLPASSATFTCIESTEAFGLDANHLRFITDHFRYKFANERLKRTARYYSSNWRTWAAVNIQLAWRRYMMRTSRPTIHVIEYGDNDHRLRKYAAMFLSIRPHDHLE
- the LOC125846559 gene encoding probable ubiquitin conjugation factor E4; this translates as MATSKSQRTPAEIEDIILRKILLVSLVDSMENDTRVVYLEMTAAEILSEGKELRLSRDLMERVLIDRLSGNFVSAEPPFQYLVNCYRRAHEEGKKIASMKDKNVRSEMELVVKQVKRLAVSYCRIHLGNPDMFPNWDMAPANVSLLLPLLFSEVSSSVDVFGGSSGSGGVSSPPGFLDELLKDADFDSMDPILKQLYEDLRGTVLKVSALGNFQQPLRALLFLVKYPVGAKCLVNHPWWIPNSVYMNGRVIEMTSILGPFFHVSALPDHTIFKSQPDVGQQCFSESATRRPADLLSSFTTIKTVMNNLYDGLAEVLMSLLKNSTIRENVLGYLAAVINKNSSRAQLQVDPLSCASSGMFVNLSAVMLRLCEPFLDANLTKRDKIDPQYVFSSTRLELRGLTALHASSEEVSEWINQNNPGKVDVAKEGSDGENRLLASQEATSSGNDSGGPSILHYNNPISSSSEKAKYPFICECFFMTARVLNLGLLKAFSDFKHLVQDISRSEDNLSTMKTMLEQTPSPQLQQEIARLEKDLESYSQEKLCYEAQILRDGGLLQRALSFYRLMVVWLVELVGGFKMPLPSPCPMEFASMPEHFVEDAMELLIFASRIPRALDGVLLDDFMNFIIMFMASPEYIRNPYLRAKMVEVLNCWMPRRSGSTATSTLFEGHQLSLEYLVKNLLKLYVDIEFTGSHTQFYDKFNIRHNIAELLEYLWQVPSHRNAWRQIAKEEEKGVYLNFLNFLINDSIYLLDESLNKILELKELEAEMSNTAEWEQRPAQERQERTRLFHSQENIIRIDMKLANEDVSLLAFTSEQITVPFLLPEMVERVASMLNYFLLQLVGPQRKSLSLKDPEKYEFRPKELLKQIVKIYVHLARGDKEKIFPAAIIRDGRSYSDQIFSAAADVLRRIGEDMRIIQEFIDLGAKAKIAASEAMDAEAALGDIPDEFLDPIQYTLMKDPVILPSSRITVDRPVIQRHLLSDSTDPFNRSHLTADMLIPDTELKAKIEEFIRSHELKKPGEDLNLQHTKTTIQTTDTLNLIE